A genomic region of Pradoshia eiseniae contains the following coding sequences:
- a CDS encoding DUF3898 domain-containing protein, which produces KIHQSSHARYFEDFLKFVEYGESKQEIMKNHVMEMVQEHIGEVYEPESEERRQFEEAIEIWADSPKRELQEKLSTEQVVEAAAQLVEREPEVELKMKLDSTSIKGLLADFGETIHLAKINNRYVLLIEADTILFEKGFSPIEFHKPDDLHQVIEKISKKSYEANTF; this is translated from the coding sequence GAAAATTCACCAATCCTCTCATGCACGCTATTTCGAAGACTTCCTGAAATTCGTGGAGTACGGAGAATCCAAACAGGAAATCATGAAAAATCATGTTATGGAAATGGTGCAGGAGCATATCGGCGAGGTATATGAGCCTGAAAGCGAGGAAAGACGCCAATTTGAGGAGGCAATTGAAATCTGGGCCGACAGTCCTAAGCGTGAACTGCAGGAGAAGCTCTCCACCGAACAGGTTGTCGAGGCAGCTGCCCAATTGGTTGAGCGCGAACCGGAAGTAGAGCTTAAAATGAAGCTTGACAGTACTAGCATTAAAGGGCTGCTGGCTGATTTTGGCGAAACCATTCATTTAGCGAAAATCAATAACCGTTATGTTCTTCTTATTGAGGCTGACACGATTTTATTTGAAAAAGGCTTCTCCCCTATTGAATTCCATAAACCAGATGATTTGCATCAGGTAATTGAGAAGATCAGCAAGAAGTCCTATGAGGCCAATACGTTTTAA
- a CDS encoding SDR family oxidoreductase, with the protein MIPIHTDLKGKVAVITGGSGILGSGFAKSLAECGVKVAIIGRNQDKLNKVVQEITGQGGIAIPVVADVLQVEQLKKANDLVKNTLGTCDILINAAGGNHSSATTSTEHLNGDADSCFRDEKTLFNLDKSGIEYVLNLNYLGTLLPTQIFASDMVGKKGCSIINISSMNAYTPLTKIPAYSAAKAAINNFTQWLCVYLSKVGIRVNAIAPGFFLTEQNYDLLVTEDGSLSERAQKIIEHTPMGRFGEQSELVGTLLWLVDERLSGFVNGVVIPVDGGFSAYSGV; encoded by the coding sequence ATGATTCCTATACATACGGACTTGAAAGGGAAAGTAGCGGTAATAACAGGTGGTAGTGGTATATTGGGGAGTGGTTTTGCTAAGTCGCTTGCCGAATGTGGCGTAAAAGTCGCAATTATCGGTCGTAATCAAGATAAATTAAACAAAGTAGTTCAAGAGATTACAGGTCAGGGTGGAATAGCCATTCCGGTTGTAGCAGATGTATTACAGGTAGAGCAGTTAAAAAAAGCGAATGATTTAGTGAAAAATACTTTGGGTACATGTGATATCTTAATTAATGCAGCAGGTGGCAATCATAGTAGTGCAACAACGTCCACTGAACACTTGAATGGCGATGCAGATTCATGTTTCAGAGATGAAAAAACTTTATTTAATTTAGATAAAAGTGGTATTGAATATGTACTGAATCTAAATTATCTAGGAACGTTGCTACCAACTCAAATTTTTGCTTCTGATATGGTAGGAAAAAAGGGGTGTTCCATAATAAATATTTCTTCCATGAATGCTTATACTCCTTTGACAAAAATTCCTGCCTACAGTGCGGCAAAAGCAGCAATCAATAATTTCACTCAATGGCTTTGTGTATATCTTTCTAAGGTTGGAATACGTGTCAATGCAATTGCACCTGGTTTCTTTCTGACGGAACAAAACTATGATCTTTTAGTCACTGAAGATGGGTCGCTAAGTGAAAGAGCACAGAAAATCATTGAACATACACCGATGGGAAGATTCGGAGAACAGTCAGAATTAGTAGGGACGTTATTGTGGCTCGTTGATGAAAGATTATCAGGATTTGTCAATGGAGTGGTGATTCCAGTAGATGGTGGATTCTCAGCTTACTCGGGAGTTTAA
- a CDS encoding DUF3900 domain-containing protein, whose translation MKFQISYLSFFVIETENKEQPIAKHYQTLDTAEYEESALKDFLDGEFKKIAKRKVERHPNSDQVPTKLGHFIIEPGHELDSNPNYNAFNRTRYAQSKEEFKSCSEEFVHSYLETSAVRGGVFLLASAVPEKFFEHRFLFIMKCDFEPKVASISDERTLIRNVEMAITTKNMKSILYPHMPEEGMIEESELKIHQSSHARYFEDFLKFVEYGESKQE comes from the coding sequence ATGAAATTTCAAATTAGTTATTTGTCTTTTTTTGTCATTGAAACAGAAAATAAAGAGCAGCCAATTGCTAAACATTATCAAACGCTTGATACCGCTGAATATGAGGAAAGTGCCCTAAAGGACTTTCTTGATGGAGAGTTCAAGAAAATTGCCAAAAGGAAAGTTGAGCGTCATCCGAATTCCGACCAAGTGCCGACAAAGCTAGGCCACTTTATTATTGAGCCAGGCCATGAGCTCGATTCAAACCCCAATTATAATGCTTTTAACCGGACCCGCTATGCACAGAGCAAAGAAGAGTTTAAAAGCTGCAGCGAGGAGTTTGTTCATTCTTACCTGGAAACAAGTGCTGTCCGCGGAGGCGTCTTCCTTTTAGCTTCCGCTGTCCCAGAAAAGTTTTTTGAGCATCGTTTCCTATTTATTATGAAATGTGACTTCGAACCGAAGGTGGCCTCCATTTCTGATGAGAGAACCCTAATACGGAATGTAGAAATGGCCATCACGACAAAAAATATGAAATCTATTCTCTACCCTCATATGCCGGAGGAAGGTATGATTGAAGAAAGTGAGCTGAAAATTCACCAATCCTCTCATGCACGCTATTTCGAAGACTTCCTGAAATTCGTGGAGTACGGAGAATCCAAACAGGAA